A window of the Synechococcus sp. JA-3-3Ab genome harbors these coding sequences:
- the hflX gene encoding GTPase HflX, producing MPRASTSRHQTNPRFSSAIATRGFREQAKGLKPHQQKQLQRLYQLRLPPDRLVTVEFAQRLGSLTQELEGRPISVYLNRRGQVIRVGVGSPFETQIPAWELPRQGAERLSGIRCITTQMGEGGPGQKALTAMALQRLDALITLSVSKSGGHRRRGGAATGFVHRAYLAHLLPEGERRWQVSEPLPLGILAEQDLQELVAELEDGFRRQLTARQVDLDQDRAILVGLQESGQSYEDLMDGLAELSRLVESAGGQVLQALWQRREGPNSATVIGSGKVQELALLVQDLGANLVVFDRELTPSQVRTLEEALGVRVVDRSEVILDIFAQRARTRAGKLQVELAQLQYLLPRLAGRGRTMSRLGGGIGTRGPGETQLEMERRAIQRRIGKLRQEVEELRRHRQRLRQRREGSQIPVVALVGYTNAGKSTLLNALTQAQVYVADQLFATLDPTTRRLELPGQQAVLLTDTVGFLTELPEQLVEAFQATLEEVTEADALLHVVDLSHPNWEGHIEAVETLLDEMPLATGPRQLVFNKIDRLDPEWVEDVRLLYPKALFVSAANGQNLDQLRHTLAQFAAAFAPRPCGGRQFGDP from the coding sequence ATGCCCAGGGCTAGCACCTCTCGCCATCAGACCAACCCCCGCTTCAGCTCTGCTATCGCTACGCGAGGCTTTCGCGAACAGGCCAAAGGGTTAAAGCCCCACCAACAAAAGCAACTGCAACGGCTTTACCAACTGCGCCTACCCCCCGACCGCTTGGTGACGGTGGAGTTTGCCCAACGGCTGGGATCCCTGACCCAAGAGTTGGAAGGCCGGCCCATCAGCGTTTACCTCAACCGGCGCGGCCAGGTGATCCGCGTAGGGGTGGGATCCCCTTTTGAAACCCAGATTCCCGCTTGGGAATTGCCCCGCCAGGGGGCCGAGCGCCTATCCGGGATCCGCTGCATCACCACCCAAATGGGGGAGGGGGGCCCCGGTCAAAAAGCGCTGACGGCCATGGCCCTGCAGCGTTTGGATGCCCTCATCACCCTTTCCGTGTCCAAGTCAGGAGGGCACCGACGCCGGGGAGGAGCGGCTACGGGCTTTGTTCACCGGGCCTATCTGGCCCATCTGCTGCCGGAGGGAGAGCGCCGTTGGCAGGTTTCTGAGCCTTTGCCTTTGGGGATCCTGGCAGAACAGGATCTGCAGGAGCTGGTGGCGGAGCTGGAGGATGGGTTTCGGCGCCAGTTGACCGCCCGCCAGGTGGATCTGGATCAGGATCGGGCCATCCTGGTGGGGCTGCAGGAGTCCGGGCAGAGCTACGAGGATCTCATGGATGGGTTGGCGGAGCTGAGCCGCCTGGTGGAGAGTGCCGGCGGACAGGTGCTGCAAGCCCTCTGGCAGAGGCGGGAAGGCCCCAATTCGGCCACGGTAATCGGATCCGGTAAGGTGCAAGAGCTGGCGCTGCTGGTCCAGGATCTGGGCGCTAACTTGGTGGTGTTCGACCGGGAACTTACCCCCAGCCAGGTGCGCACCCTGGAAGAGGCCCTGGGAGTGCGGGTGGTGGATCGCAGCGAGGTGATCCTGGATATTTTTGCCCAGCGGGCCAGAACCCGGGCCGGGAAATTGCAGGTGGAGCTGGCGCAACTGCAGTATTTGCTGCCTCGCTTGGCCGGTCGAGGGCGCACCATGTCTCGGCTAGGTGGGGGCATCGGCACCCGTGGCCCGGGGGAAACCCAACTGGAAATGGAGCGGCGGGCCATCCAGCGGCGCATCGGCAAGCTGCGGCAAGAGGTGGAAGAGCTGCGCCGCCACCGGCAACGGCTGCGCCAGCGACGGGAGGGATCCCAAATTCCCGTGGTGGCCCTGGTGGGCTACACCAACGCCGGCAAGTCCACCCTTCTCAACGCCCTCACCCAGGCCCAGGTCTACGTGGCCGACCAACTCTTTGCCACCTTGGATCCCACTACGCGGCGGCTGGAGCTGCCCGGCCAGCAGGCAGTGCTGTTGACCGACACGGTGGGATTCTTAACCGAGCTGCCTGAGCAATTGGTAGAGGCCTTCCAGGCCACGCTGGAGGAGGTGACGGAGGCGGATGCCCTGCTGCACGTGGTGGATCTCTCCCACCCCAACTGGGAAGGGCACATCGAGGCGGTGGAAACATTGCTGGACGAGATGCCCCTGGCCACCGGCCCGCGACAACTGGTGTTTAACAAAATTGACCGCCTCGATCCCGAATGGGTCGAGGACGTGCGCCTGCTCTACCCCAAGGCCCTGTTTGTGTCCGCCGCCAACGGCCAAAACTTGGATCAACTGCGCCACACCCTGGCCCAGTTTGCCGCAGCTTTTGCTCCCAGACCCTGCGGGGGTCGGCAGTTTGGGGATCCCTGA
- a CDS encoding DUF488 domain-containing protein, producing MKIFTIGFTKKSAEQFFNRLKQPGLVRVVDTRLNNTSQLAGFTKKRDLEFFLHEICKLGYVHLPELAPTQEILDAYKASGEWSNYERQFLSLMAERRIEDQVDKSILDGGCLLCSEATPEHCHRRLVAEYLHRKWGDVEIVHL from the coding sequence ATGAAGATATTTACGATAGGGTTTACGAAGAAAAGTGCAGAGCAATTTTTTAATCGCTTAAAACAGCCTGGTCTGGTTCGAGTTGTTGATACTCGACTTAATAACACCTCGCAACTGGCGGGATTCACGAAAAAGAGGGATCTAGAGTTTTTTCTTCACGAGATCTGCAAGCTTGGATATGTTCATTTGCCGGAACTTGCACCAACTCAAGAGATTCTCGATGCTTACAAAGCCAGTGGTGAATGGTCTAACTACGAGAGACAGTTTTTGTCGCTGATGGCCGAGCGTCGCATTGAAGATCAAGTGGATAAAAGTATTCTCGATGGAGGATGTCTGCTTTGTAGTGAAGCTACACCTGAGCACTGTCATCGTAGGCTGGTTGCTGAATATTTGCACAGAAAATGGGGTGATGTTGAAATCGTGCATCTATGA
- a CDS encoding ABC transporter permease: MSALLSLISLISTTSFWVATLRIATPLLFGTLGEVLCERAGVLNLGIEGIMTLGAMTGWLVVYQGSGLWWGVAFAAVLGAGVGLIHSLLTVRLGVSQHVTGIGITLLTINAAYFVYRMALPQVTSPPKIVPFSPWPIPGLSSLPFLGETLFTQPPLTYLGLLLVPLMAYILYRTPLGLAVRMVGENPQAAASQGIPVYAVRTGAVMVGSALMAVAGAFLTLSAFDAFFLNIVNGRGWICIALVVFAAWDPWRALAGALLFAGFDALQLRLQQLWGSRIPYQFFLMLPYLLSIAALILVSRHARAPRALLIPFRPEERI, translated from the coding sequence GTGTCTGCACTCCTGAGTCTAATCAGCTTAATCAGCACCACCAGCTTCTGGGTGGCCACCCTGCGCATTGCCACTCCCTTGCTCTTTGGCACTTTGGGCGAAGTCCTCTGTGAGCGGGCCGGCGTTCTCAATTTGGGCATCGAAGGGATCATGACCCTGGGGGCCATGACCGGTTGGCTGGTGGTCTATCAGGGATCCGGATTGTGGTGGGGCGTAGCCTTTGCTGCCGTCCTCGGTGCAGGTGTGGGCTTGATTCACAGCCTGTTGACCGTCCGCCTTGGGGTTTCCCAGCACGTCACCGGCATTGGCATTACCCTCTTGACCATCAATGCTGCCTATTTTGTCTATCGCATGGCCCTGCCCCAGGTCACCTCTCCCCCCAAAATCGTCCCCTTCAGTCCTTGGCCGATCCCGGGTCTCTCCAGCCTGCCCTTTCTGGGAGAAACCCTGTTTACCCAGCCGCCCCTCACCTACCTCGGCCTTCTCCTGGTGCCCCTCATGGCCTACATCCTCTACCGAACTCCGCTGGGCCTGGCCGTGCGCATGGTTGGAGAAAATCCCCAGGCTGCCGCTTCCCAGGGGATCCCGGTCTATGCCGTTCGCACCGGGGCCGTGATGGTGGGCAGCGCTCTTATGGCCGTGGCCGGTGCTTTTTTAACCCTCTCTGCGTTCGATGCGTTTTTCTTGAATATCGTCAATGGGCGGGGGTGGATTTGCATTGCCCTGGTGGTTTTTGCCGCTTGGGATCCCTGGCGAGCCTTGGCAGGGGCATTGTTGTTTGCTGGATTTGATGCCTTGCAATTACGCCTTCAGCAGCTTTGGGGCAGCCGGATCCCCTATCAGTTTTTTTTGATGTTGCCCTATCTTCTCAGTATTGCGGCGTTGATCTTGGTCTCTCGCCATGCCAGGGCGCCCCGCGCTCTTTTGATCCCCTTTCGCCCTGAAGAACGGATTTGA
- a CDS encoding ABC transporter permease, whose protein sequence is MRVEPRSTVPLWLILSAPMAAIVLAFLSCSLLILWTGSPVLAAYGALLRGAVGSPFALSETLTRAVPLILTGLAVAVCFRAKLWNIGAEGQFYGGALAASLLGTGGLSLPRPWLVLVLLLAGWIAGGLLLWIPAWLKTQFQVDEVVTTLLLNFVILLGISYLLEGPLKDPLALGWPQGRALVDAALLPRLIPRSRLHAGLIIALLAALGVWAIERFTVWGLEMRAVGANPEAARFLGIPVRRVILYTSLLGGGLAGLAGACELLGLKGYLTLDLSPGFGYTGIVVALLAQLHPLGVVGAAVFIAGVYVGADTMGRSLGVPTYLADVIVAAALLWMLVCMGLARYRLRWD, encoded by the coding sequence ATGCGTGTTGAACCTCGTTCCACTGTGCCCCTTTGGCTGATCCTGAGTGCGCCGATGGCAGCCATTGTCCTGGCTTTCCTCTCCTGTAGCCTGCTGATCCTGTGGACGGGATCCCCGGTTTTGGCAGCCTATGGAGCTTTGCTGCGGGGAGCGGTGGGATCCCCCTTTGCCCTAAGCGAGACCTTGACTCGGGCCGTTCCTCTGATCCTGACGGGATTGGCGGTGGCGGTGTGTTTTCGGGCCAAGTTGTGGAACATCGGTGCGGAAGGCCAGTTTTATGGTGGGGCTCTGGCTGCCAGCCTCTTGGGCACCGGTGGGCTTTCGCTGCCGCGCCCATGGTTGGTGTTGGTGCTGCTGCTGGCGGGCTGGATTGCTGGAGGGCTGCTGCTGTGGATCCCGGCCTGGCTCAAGACCCAGTTCCAGGTGGACGAAGTGGTGACCACCTTGCTGCTCAATTTTGTCATTCTTCTCGGGATTAGCTATCTCCTGGAAGGCCCCCTCAAAGATCCTCTGGCTCTGGGTTGGCCCCAAGGTCGTGCCCTTGTGGATGCCGCCCTACTGCCGCGGCTGATCCCCCGCAGTCGTCTCCACGCTGGTTTAATCATCGCCCTGCTCGCTGCCCTGGGGGTGTGGGCCATAGAGCGGTTCACCGTTTGGGGCTTAGAAATGCGAGCCGTAGGCGCCAACCCAGAAGCGGCCAGGTTCCTCGGCATCCCAGTCCGGAGAGTTATTTTATATACCTCATTGTTGGGAGGTGGGCTGGCAGGCTTGGCGGGAGCTTGTGAACTCCTCGGGCTCAAGGGCTATCTCACCTTGGATTTATCCCCTGGCTTTGGCTACACCGGCATTGTTGTTGCCCTGTTGGCCCAACTGCATCCCTTGGGAGTGGTGGGGGCCGCAGTTTTCATTGCCGGGGTTTATGTGGGAGCCGATACCATGGGGCGTAGCTTGGGCGTTCCCACCTATCTTGCCGATGTCATTGTTGCTGCTGCCCTGCTGTGGATGTTGGTCTGCATGGGATTGGCCCGTTATCGTCTGCGCTGGGACTGA
- a CDS encoding ABC transporter ATP-binding protein encodes MTANPSPPSEAPLALKVVGITKRFGALLANDQIDLELRAGEILAILGENGAGKTTLMNILFGHYVPDQGQVWVFGRPLKLGSPAAALAAGIGMVHQHVVLADNLSVLDNILLGTQPLWHLWSRRREGRRRIQKLAEELGLAVDPDALVGSLTLGERQRVEILKVLYRGARILILDEPTAVLTPPEIEPFFHTLRQMAGRGLGILLISHKLQEVMRISDRVMVLRSGRVVMTGKTAEIHPTALAEAMVGQRLAAVVKAPLSPGETVLELQQVSCRAGQQHLEQVSLTVRRHEIVGIAGVAGNGQAVLADLVCGVIRPHQGHLHLHGRVLRLISPAEMVRQGMARIPEDRHKTGLIGSLSLWENWVIERYRDPEFSRWGILRHRQIYQQAHTWLQTYDVRGLQRGDPWRALQMPVQLLSGGNMQKVILSRELCRDPQVIVAHQPTRGLDLGAVAYVHAQLLAAARAGAGILLISEDLDELLSLADRVAVLYRGRLSSAVPTQTTTVTALGLRMAGQEVADAC; translated from the coding sequence ATGACAGCGAACCCAAGTCCACCCTCTGAAGCGCCTTTGGCCTTGAAGGTGGTGGGCATTACTAAGCGCTTTGGTGCTCTGCTGGCCAACGACCAGATTGATCTTGAGCTGCGGGCCGGGGAGATTCTGGCCATCTTGGGGGAAAATGGGGCGGGCAAAACGACACTGATGAACATCCTGTTTGGGCACTACGTTCCCGATCAGGGTCAGGTGTGGGTGTTTGGTCGGCCCCTCAAGCTGGGATCCCCGGCGGCTGCCCTGGCGGCAGGGATAGGCATGGTGCATCAGCATGTGGTCTTGGCCGATAATCTGTCGGTGCTGGACAACATTCTGCTGGGCACTCAGCCCCTGTGGCACCTGTGGTCTCGGCGGCGAGAGGGACGGCGGCGCATCCAAAAGCTAGCTGAGGAATTGGGGTTGGCCGTGGATCCCGATGCTCTGGTGGGATCTCTAACCTTGGGGGAGCGGCAGCGGGTGGAGATCCTCAAGGTGCTGTATCGAGGGGCGCGGATCCTGATTTTGGATGAGCCTACGGCGGTGTTGACCCCACCGGAAATTGAGCCGTTTTTTCACACCCTACGGCAGATGGCCGGTCGCGGGCTGGGGATCCTGCTGATTTCCCACAAGCTCCAGGAGGTGATGCGCATCAGTGACCGGGTGATGGTGCTGCGCTCAGGGCGGGTGGTGATGACGGGCAAGACGGCTGAGATCCATCCCACAGCTCTGGCGGAAGCGATGGTGGGGCAGCGGTTGGCGGCGGTGGTCAAAGCCCCTTTGTCTCCGGGGGAGACGGTCTTAGAGTTGCAGCAGGTCTCCTGTCGGGCAGGGCAGCAGCATCTGGAGCAGGTTTCTTTGACGGTGCGGCGTCACGAAATCGTGGGTATTGCCGGGGTGGCGGGCAATGGGCAGGCCGTTCTGGCAGATCTGGTCTGTGGGGTGATCCGGCCCCACCAAGGTCATCTCCATCTGCATGGCCGAGTCCTGCGGCTGATCTCTCCTGCTGAGATGGTGCGGCAAGGCATGGCCCGGATCCCAGAAGACCGCCACAAAACTGGGCTGATTGGTTCCCTTAGCCTATGGGAAAACTGGGTCATCGAGCGCTATCGGGATCCCGAATTCTCGCGGTGGGGGATCCTGCGTCACCGCCAAATCTATCAGCAGGCTCACACCTGGCTACAGACCTACGATGTGCGGGGGCTCCAGAGGGGGGATCCCTGGCGGGCGCTCCAGATGCCGGTGCAACTGCTGTCCGGCGGAAATATGCAAAAAGTGATCCTCTCGCGGGAGCTGTGTCGGGATCCCCAGGTGATTGTGGCTCACCAACCGACGCGGGGACTGGATCTGGGGGCTGTGGCTTACGTGCATGCCCAACTGCTGGCAGCAGCCCGGGCTGGAGCCGGGATCCTGCTCATTTCTGAAGACTTGGATGAATTGCTGAGTTTGGCCGATCGGGTGGCGGTGCTCTATCGCGGTCGGCTTTCCTCGGCAGTCCCGACCCAAACCACAACGGTGACCGCCTTGGGGTTGCGTATGGCCGGGCAGGAGGTGGCCGATGCGTGTTGA
- a CDS encoding BMP family protein: MARLELSRRDFCLRSGAFVAGLMGSRWLVRDAAVAQGTKLKVAGVYTVPIEQQWVSRIHKALMTAQERGDIDYTWSESVSNTDYPRVLRQYAESGVQLLVGEVFGVEREAREVAKDYPKVSFLMGSSLKPDPALSNFAVFDNYIHEPSYLTGMVAGGLTRSKIIGMVGGYPIPEVNRLMNAFMAGARELQPEVKFLVTFIGSWFDPPKAKEAAFAQIDAGADILYAERFGVSDAAKERGVLAIGNVIDTQPDYPETVVVSALWHMEPTIDRAIAAVKAGEFKAEDYGIYSMMKYGGSSLSDWGTFADKVPAELKAKVMQRQAEILAGSFVVAIDDSEPKSTL, translated from the coding sequence ATGGCACGTTTAGAACTCTCCCGGCGGGACTTCTGCCTGCGTTCTGGGGCTTTTGTGGCTGGCCTGATGGGGAGCCGCTGGTTGGTTCGCGATGCCGCGGTGGCTCAAGGAACCAAGCTGAAGGTGGCCGGGGTTTATACGGTTCCCATTGAGCAGCAGTGGGTGAGCCGGATCCATAAAGCCTTGATGACCGCCCAGGAGCGGGGGGATATTGACTATACCTGGTCGGAGTCAGTTTCCAACACCGACTATCCACGGGTGCTGCGTCAGTATGCCGAGAGCGGCGTCCAACTGCTGGTGGGTGAGGTCTTTGGGGTGGAGCGGGAAGCGCGGGAGGTGGCCAAAGACTATCCCAAGGTCAGCTTTTTGATGGGGTCCAGCCTCAAGCCGGATCCTGCCCTGAGCAATTTTGCCGTGTTTGACAACTACATCCACGAGCCTTCCTATCTGACGGGAATGGTGGCCGGGGGGCTGACCCGCTCCAAAATTATCGGCATGGTGGGGGGCTATCCCATTCCAGAGGTGAACCGCCTCATGAATGCTTTTATGGCAGGGGCGAGGGAACTGCAGCCGGAGGTGAAGTTTTTGGTCACCTTTATCGGCAGTTGGTTTGATCCCCCCAAAGCCAAAGAGGCGGCTTTTGCCCAAATTGATGCCGGCGCAGATATCCTTTACGCGGAGCGGTTTGGGGTATCTGATGCCGCCAAAGAGAGGGGCGTTTTGGCCATCGGCAATGTGATCGATACCCAGCCGGACTACCCGGAAACGGTGGTGGTCAGCGCCCTGTGGCACATGGAACCCACCATCGACAGAGCCATTGCCGCGGTGAAGGCCGGAGAGTTTAAGGCAGAGGACTACGGGATCTACAGCATGATGAAATATGGGGGATCCAGCCTCTCCGACTGGGGAACCTTTGCCGACAAGGTTCCGGCTGAACTGAAAGCTAAGGTGATGCAGCGGCAGGCAGAGATTCTGGCAGGGTCTTTTGTTGTAGCCATCGATGACAGCGAACCCAAGTCCACCCTCTGA
- a CDS encoding RNA-guided endonuclease InsQ/TnpB family protein, with protein sequence MTQVLTVSCKLKVSPSQAAKLDATMDAFVQALNWVNQNTPEKVVNAVKLQSLCYYQIRARFGLSSNLAQQVCRRLAGARKVARQKNRPVKAFKRGFATYDARIFSLREKDWTVSLTTVGGRERFELAIGNYQRGMLAGSNPKSATLVQRKDGSYYIQICVEKNPPKQQDTDRVIGVDLGRTDIAHTSEGDNWNGQQLNRVRDHYSKLRAVLQRKASKGTRSSRRRCRQLLQRLSGKERRFQTWVNHRISKAIVSRAKATNSALALEDLTGIRGRVNQQPRSKAERRRANSWAFYQLRQFLEYKALRAGVALILVPPAYTSQTCHRCLHIHPDPAQSYRSGKKFKCGHCGWEGDADLNGANMIALLGAAVNQPRGSWLACQLQGYRSRQRAGGLKPALYCEAVRVG encoded by the coding sequence ATGACCCAAGTCCTGACCGTCTCCTGCAAGCTCAAGGTGTCCCCGTCGCAAGCCGCAAAGTTGGATGCGACAATGGATGCCTTTGTGCAGGCGTTGAACTGGGTCAACCAAAACACACCAGAAAAAGTAGTCAACGCAGTCAAACTCCAGTCCCTTTGCTATTACCAGATTCGCGCTCGGTTTGGCTTGTCCAGTAACTTGGCTCAGCAGGTCTGCAGACGGCTGGCCGGTGCCCGTAAAGTTGCCCGACAGAAAAACCGTCCGGTCAAAGCGTTCAAGAGAGGCTTTGCGACCTACGATGCCCGTATCTTTTCGCTTCGCGAGAAAGACTGGACGGTGTCGCTGACCACCGTTGGGGGTCGAGAGCGCTTTGAGCTGGCCATTGGCAACTACCAGCGTGGGATGCTGGCTGGCTCTAACCCCAAATCGGCCACCCTAGTCCAGCGGAAGGACGGCTCCTACTACATCCAGATTTGCGTAGAGAAAAACCCGCCCAAGCAACAAGATACCGACAGGGTGATCGGGGTGGACTTGGGCAGGACGGATATCGCCCATACGTCAGAGGGGGACAATTGGAATGGACAGCAGTTGAACCGAGTCCGCGACCACTACTCCAAGCTGAGGGCGGTACTCCAACGCAAAGCCAGTAAGGGCACCCGCAGTTCGCGGCGCAGATGCCGTCAACTGTTGCAACGGCTGTCTGGCAAGGAAAGACGCTTTCAAACGTGGGTCAATCATCGCATCTCCAAAGCTATTGTCTCTAGGGCAAAGGCGACAAACAGCGCTCTTGCTCTGGAAGACTTGACAGGGATTCGGGGAAGGGTCAATCAACAGCCACGCAGCAAAGCCGAACGGCGCAGGGCCAACAGTTGGGCGTTTTATCAACTCCGTCAATTTTTGGAGTACAAGGCTCTGCGTGCGGGGGTTGCTCTGATTCTTGTTCCGCCTGCCTACACGTCGCAGACCTGCCACCGGTGTTTGCACATTCATCCCGACCCTGCGCAATCCTACCGCAGTGGAAAGAAGTTTAAGTGTGGACACTGTGGATGGGAAGGGGATGCGGATTTGAATGGTGCGAATATGATTGCGCTTTTGGGGGCTGCTGTAAACCAGCCTAGAGGTTCGTGGTTGGCTTGCCAACTGCAGGGCTACCGTTCGCGCCAGCGGGCCGGAGGCCTTAAGCCCGCCCTGTACTGCGAAGCAGTCAGGGTCGGGTAG